One region of Flavobacterium sp. GSB-24 genomic DNA includes:
- a CDS encoding VIT family protein, whose product MNTENHYINRSGWLRAAVLGANDGILSTTSLAIGVAAASVTREPILLAATAGLVAGALSMAAGEYVSVSSQADVESADLKREKAELENMPELELEELTHIYIQRGLNKELAKQVAHELTAHNALETHARDELGINEITQANPLMAAFASAVSFIIGGILPLVVAILAPSKQMVFYQYGFSILFLALSGILAAKAGGSNILKAVMRICIWGTFAMAASALVGYIFGVQTA is encoded by the coding sequence ATGAATACTGAAAATCATTATATCAATAGAAGCGGCTGGTTAAGGGCAGCTGTCCTAGGTGCAAACGACGGAATCTTATCTACTACAAGTTTAGCAATTGGTGTAGCTGCAGCGAGTGTAACAAGAGAACCTATTTTACTGGCTGCAACGGCTGGTTTAGTAGCTGGTGCCCTTTCTATGGCAGCAGGCGAATATGTATCTGTAAGCTCCCAGGCTGATGTTGAATCTGCTGATCTTAAAAGAGAAAAAGCAGAGTTGGAAAATATGCCAGAACTTGAACTTGAAGAACTGACACATATTTACATTCAAAGGGGACTAAATAAAGAATTAGCAAAACAGGTCGCTCATGAACTAACCGCTCATAATGCTCTTGAAACTCACGCAAGAGATGAACTAGGAATAAATGAAATTACGCAGGCCAATCCATTAATGGCGGCATTTGCATCGGCTGTTTCATTTATTATTGGAGGTATTTTACCGCTTGTAGTAGCTATTCTCGCTCCTAGTAAACAAATGGTATTTTATCAATATGGTTTTTCAATACTTTTTTTGGCACTATCTGGAATACTAGCTGCAAAGGCAGGCGGATCAAATATTTTAAAAGCAGTAATGCGTATCTGTATCTGGGGTACTTTTGCAATGGCAGCATCTGCGCTAGTTGGCTATATTTTTGGAGTTCAGACCGCTTAA
- a CDS encoding thioredoxin family protein, with amino-acid sequence MKLIAMFLLLTFMSPVNWEPDFNNAKKIAKEKHELILLNFSGSDWCGPCIVTRKEYFESQVFTDMANENLVLVNADFPRKKKNIGTPEQVKRNEGLAEIYNKEGSFPLTLLLDADGKVIKTWHGKPETSPEQWTAEIKAICESRK; translated from the coding sequence ATGAAGCTTATCGCAATGTTTCTCCTATTAACATTTATGTCTCCTGTAAATTGGGAACCTGACTTTAATAATGCAAAAAAAATTGCAAAAGAAAAGCACGAATTAATTCTTTTGAACTTCTCTGGTTCAGACTGGTGCGGACCCTGCATCGTAACGCGCAAAGAATATTTTGAAAGTCAGGTGTTCACAGATATGGCAAATGAAAATTTAGTACTGGTTAATGCTGATTTTCCAAGAAAAAAGAAAAACATCGGAACACCCGAACAGGTTAAGCGTAATGAAGGGTTAGCTGAAATATATAATAAAGAAGGCAGTTTCCCTTTAACACTTCTTCTGGATGCTGATGGCAAAGTAATCAAAACCTGGCACGGAAAACCTGAAACCTCACCTGAACAATGGACTGCCGAAATAAAAGCGATCTGTGAAAGCCGAAAATAA
- a CDS encoding FAD:protein FMN transferase — MGNNFTITVVAENEKKGNENINLAIEEIRRIEKLLTTYSTDSQTNLINDNAGIQPVKVDPEVFNLIERSIGISKITQGAFDISYGSIDKSLWNFDKTMTTLPDALTAKKMVHLIDYRNIMLDKENSTVFLKEKGMRIGFGGIGKGYAAEMAKQILLKQNVQSGIINASGDLSAWGLQPDGKKWTIGVANPDSPNGAFSYMEISNKAVATSGNYEKFVTINGKKYSHTIDPKTGLPITGIKSVTIIASNAEFADAMATPIAVMGIKAGLFLIDQIPDLYCIIIDDSNKIYTSKNINLK, encoded by the coding sequence ATGGGAAACAACTTTACCATTACAGTTGTAGCTGAAAATGAGAAAAAAGGAAATGAGAATATTAATCTTGCTATTGAAGAAATCAGGCGGATTGAAAAGCTGCTGACTACTTATAGCACAGATAGCCAGACCAATCTGATTAATGATAATGCAGGAATTCAGCCTGTAAAAGTAGATCCGGAAGTTTTTAATCTTATTGAAAGATCCATTGGAATTTCGAAAATCACACAAGGTGCATTTGATATCTCTTACGGAAGTATCGACAAAAGTCTTTGGAATTTTGACAAAACAATGACCACACTTCCTGATGCACTGACAGCAAAAAAAATGGTGCACCTTATTGATTACAGAAATATCATGCTGGACAAAGAAAACTCAACTGTATTTCTAAAAGAAAAAGGAATGCGGATTGGTTTTGGAGGTATTGGAAAAGGTTATGCCGCTGAAATGGCCAAACAGATCCTTTTAAAACAAAATGTTCAAAGCGGCATTATAAATGCCAGTGGAGATCTATCTGCGTGGGGATTACAGCCTGATGGAAAAAAATGGACAATTGGCGTAGCAAACCCTGACTCTCCAAATGGTGCTTTTTCGTACATGGAAATATCCAATAAAGCAGTAGCAACCTCTGGCAACTATGAAAAATTCGTAACCATTAATGGAAAAAAATATTCGCATACCATTGACCCAAAAACAGGGCTGCCAATAACCGGAATAAAAAGTGTTACCATTATCGCTTCTAATGCAGAATTTGCAGATGCAATGGCAACTCCAATAGCAGTTATGGGAATTAAGGCAGGCTTATTTTTAATAGATCAGATCCCTGATTTATATTGTATTATTATCGATGACAGCAATAAAATTTACACATCAAAAAACATTAACCTGAAATGA
- a CDS encoding DUF4266 domain-containing protein — MKKPKQKKLVLFCSIAFTAILFTSCTSVKEYQKGKINDSEMVLSNRKIEKTELSFQSYREGASGANSGKSGGGCGCN, encoded by the coding sequence ATGAAAAAGCCAAAGCAAAAAAAACTGGTACTGTTCTGCAGCATTGCTTTTACAGCTATTCTGTTCACCTCTTGTACTTCGGTAAAAGAATACCAGAAGGGAAAAATCAACGATTCTGAAATGGTACTTTCTAATCGAAAAATCGAAAAGACAGAACTCAGTTTTCAATCCTACCGTGAAGGAGCTTCCGGAGCAAATTCAGGAAAAAGCGGTGGCGGCTGCGGGTGTAACTAA
- a CDS encoding DUF3570 domain-containing protein has translation MKRIFITGFALLALFQTKAQNVPTDSISYKSKKLKLEEVNLVSSYYKQDGDNSAVTGGIGSEHLTDIANTIDVKLVKYGETGIKHTFDIEAGIDHYTSASSDMIDLSANSSASSSDNRFYPSLTYLRENEEKGRTLGIGVSSSTEFDYQSFGGNISFSQKTKDRNGEFTAKFQTFIDQLKLIEPVELRPPGQEGYGSANRNTFAGTLSYSQVVNKNLQVMLVGDVISQNGYLSLPFHRVYFVDGSVHQEKMPDTRFKIPLGIRASYFLGDNIIIRAYYRYYTDDWSLKAHTADIEIPVKLTQAFSVSPFYRYYTQTGTKYFKPYGEHTAADEYYTSNYDLSKFNSSFFGMGMKFTPLNGIFGLKHWNTLELRYGHYTRTTNMTSDIISINIKYK, from the coding sequence ATGAAAAGAATATTCATAACAGGGTTTGCTTTGTTGGCATTATTTCAGACAAAAGCACAAAATGTTCCTACTGATTCTATTAGTTATAAAAGCAAAAAATTAAAGCTGGAAGAAGTAAATCTGGTTTCCAGTTATTATAAACAGGATGGAGATAATTCTGCCGTTACTGGAGGTATTGGTTCTGAGCACCTTACAGATATAGCAAATACTATTGATGTAAAATTAGTAAAATACGGAGAAACTGGAATTAAGCACACTTTTGATATCGAAGCTGGTATAGATCACTATACCTCAGCATCATCAGATATGATTGATTTGAGTGCCAATTCATCTGCATCATCTTCAGACAACCGCTTCTATCCTTCGTTGACTTATTTGAGAGAGAATGAAGAAAAAGGAAGAACATTGGGAATTGGAGTTTCATCATCAACGGAGTTTGACTACCAGTCCTTTGGAGGAAACATCAGCTTCTCACAAAAAACAAAAGACAGAAACGGAGAATTTACAGCTAAATTTCAGACCTTTATAGATCAGTTAAAATTAATTGAACCAGTCGAGCTCCGCCCTCCAGGCCAGGAAGGCTATGGCAGCGCCAACCGTAATACTTTTGCAGGAACTTTAAGCTACTCGCAGGTTGTAAACAAGAACCTGCAGGTAATGCTTGTAGGAGATGTAATCAGCCAAAATGGATACTTAAGCCTTCCTTTTCATAGAGTTTATTTTGTAGATGGCTCGGTGCATCAGGAAAAAATGCCGGATACCAGATTCAAAATTCCATTGGGAATCAGAGCCAGTTATTTCTTGGGAGACAATATAATTATTCGTGCTTATTACAGATATTATACTGACGATTGGAGCTTAAAAGCGCATACTGCCGATATTGAAATTCCTGTGAAATTAACCCAGGCTTTTTCAGTCAGTCCTTTTTATAGATATTATACACAAACAGGAACTAAATATTTTAAACCATACGGAGAACATACTGCAGCTGATGAATATTACACCAGCAATTATGATTTATCTAAGTTTAACAGTAGTTTCTTTGGAATGGGAATGAAATTTACGCCTCTAAACGGAATTTTTGGACTTAAACACTGGAATACATTAGAACTCCGTTACGGGCATTATACTAGAACTACTAATATGACTTCGGATATTATCAGCATTAATATAAAATACAAATAA
- the yiaA gene encoding inner membrane protein YiaA: MEPLKSNESNNNSESKNAKSNNGFNPLKPSAAFVGASWMTLIIGMTSYCIGLYNSEMAYNEKGYYFTILLFGLFSVISVQKSVRDKLEGIPVTDLYYSISWFSTIASIVLLIIGLWNANLLLSEKGFFGMSFVLGLFSALAVQKNTRDLKQFESTIV; this comes from the coding sequence ATGGAACCGCTAAAATCAAATGAATCAAACAACAATTCAGAATCAAAAAATGCAAAATCAAACAATGGATTTAATCCGTTAAAACCGAGCGCTGCCTTTGTGGGAGCATCTTGGATGACATTAATTATTGGTATGACCTCTTATTGTATTGGTCTTTACAATTCGGAAATGGCTTATAACGAAAAAGGCTATTATTTTACAATTCTTCTCTTTGGTCTTTTTTCTGTAATATCAGTACAAAAAAGTGTGCGTGACAAGCTGGAAGGAATACCAGTAACCGACTTATATTACAGTATAAGCTGGTTTAGTACTATTGCCTCTATAGTCTTACTTATAATTGGTTTGTGGAATGCTAATTTACTATTGAGTGAAAAAGGTTTCTTCGGAATGTCATTCGTATTAGGATTGTTCTCGGCCCTTGCTGTGCAAAAAAATACCCGAGACCTTAAACAATTTGAATCTACTATTGTATAA
- a CDS encoding tetratricopeptide repeat protein has product MNALQEISNIMNENDKKAFIQYLSRKNKRKDAGNIALFNSLKTDDIKLNKKNSLDTKSTDAYHALRKRLYDNMIDFMANRSFENDTSQENAILRLIVVSRLFFEHKLEKTAFKCLAKAEEIAVNLEHFSLLNEIYLTQIQFAHFDLSQPIEKIIQNFKANKKQLEYEEQLNLGYAVLRRELAAIYHESRIVDFQALIKNTIETYGISLKQGLTFKSLYQILFIANEYASINNNFSLIQPFVLKSYRFISKKADLTNKHLYYHIYILYFIANFYFRNGQFKESLSYLNSLFTQLNNQSGKYYQRFCLRYFLLLSFNENYLGNFQKAIETAEKSLTLNKKTDPNDSNDIRLMLIVFYIQQNAGRNAVKEMAKLNHTDSWYEKKMGMDWTIKKCLVEILLHVQEENTELAISRIKSFKRRYKKYLLTVNEERVVQYLLFVEQYVLKPEIIKTEKFQKTIEDFIITSQNGPKDILIMSFLAWLLAKVRQKPIYETTLNLLTTYFPA; this is encoded by the coding sequence ATGAATGCACTCCAAGAAATATCAAACATAATGAATGAGAATGATAAAAAGGCATTCATACAGTATTTATCAAGAAAAAACAAGCGAAAAGATGCAGGTAATATCGCTTTATTTAATTCTTTAAAAACTGACGATATAAAACTTAACAAAAAGAATTCATTAGATACAAAAAGTACAGATGCGTATCATGCCCTTAGAAAAAGACTTTATGACAACATGATTGACTTCATGGCTAATCGAAGTTTTGAAAATGATACTTCACAAGAAAATGCAATACTTCGTCTTATTGTTGTGAGCCGCCTATTTTTTGAACATAAACTCGAAAAAACGGCTTTCAAATGTTTGGCAAAGGCTGAAGAAATTGCAGTCAACTTGGAACATTTTAGTCTGCTTAATGAAATATATCTGACTCAGATACAGTTTGCCCACTTCGATCTGTCACAGCCAATTGAAAAAATAATACAGAATTTCAAAGCAAATAAAAAACAGCTCGAATACGAAGAACAGCTTAATTTGGGCTATGCTGTTTTGCGACGCGAACTGGCTGCTATTTATCATGAAAGCCGGATTGTAGACTTCCAGGCGCTTATAAAAAACACTATTGAAACATACGGAATTTCTTTAAAACAAGGATTAACTTTTAAATCTCTTTACCAGATCTTATTCATTGCCAATGAGTATGCTTCTATAAACAACAATTTCTCGCTTATACAGCCATTTGTTCTTAAGAGCTATCGCTTCATTAGTAAAAAAGCAGATTTGACAAATAAGCATTTGTACTATCATATCTACATATTATATTTTATAGCGAACTTCTATTTTAGAAATGGTCAATTTAAAGAATCTTTAAGCTATTTGAATTCGTTGTTTACACAACTGAATAATCAGTCTGGTAAGTATTATCAGCGTTTTTGCCTGAGATATTTTTTACTGCTTTCTTTCAATGAAAATTATCTTGGAAATTTTCAAAAAGCGATAGAGACTGCCGAGAAGTCTTTAACTTTAAATAAAAAGACAGATCCTAATGACAGTAACGATATTCGTTTGATGCTGATCGTTTTTTATATACAGCAAAATGCAGGACGTAATGCCGTAAAAGAAATGGCAAAACTAAACCATACCGACAGCTGGTACGAAAAAAAAATGGGAATGGACTGGACAATCAAAAAGTGTCTTGTAGAAATCTTGCTTCATGTACAGGAAGAAAATACAGAACTGGCAATATCGCGTATAAAAAGTTTTAAACGCCGTTACAAAAAATATCTTTTAACGGTAAATGAAGAGCGAGTTGTGCAGTATCTCTTATTTGTAGAACAATATGTACTGAAACCAGAAATTATAAAAACTGAAAAATTTCAAAAAACAATTGAAGATTTTATCATTACATCTCAAAACGGACCTAAGGATATTTTGATCATGAGCTTTTTGGCATGGCTGCTCGCAAAAGTACGACAGAAGCCTATTTATGAGACAACTTTAAATCTTTTAACTACCTATTTTCCTGCCTGA
- a CDS encoding DUF6766 family protein encodes MKTFIRNNGLSICFLLLFFASFAGQILFGFKEYNKDLIENGVTPITILSYFSTGHFVESTFENWESEFLQMALLVVLTIFLQQKGSSESKDFDKEEEVDREPSPNKKDAPWPVKKGGFILALYKHSLSIMLFLLFALSFVAHFYGSLKDENEQLSFKGMPLETASKYITDSRFWFESFQNWQSEFLSVFAIIVLSIYLRQIGSSQSKPVDAPHAETGE; translated from the coding sequence ATGAAAACTTTTATACGCAACAACGGACTTTCAATTTGTTTCTTATTATTATTTTTTGCTTCGTTTGCCGGGCAGATTCTTTTTGGTTTTAAAGAATATAATAAAGATCTTATTGAAAACGGAGTGACTCCAATTACTATATTATCTTATTTCTCAACAGGACATTTTGTAGAGTCTACTTTTGAAAATTGGGAAAGTGAATTTTTGCAAATGGCGCTTCTTGTTGTATTAACTATTTTTTTACAGCAAAAAGGATCTTCAGAATCTAAAGATTTTGATAAAGAAGAAGAGGTTGACCGTGAACCTTCTCCCAATAAAAAAGACGCTCCTTGGCCCGTTAAAAAAGGAGGATTTATTTTGGCTCTTTACAAGCATTCACTTAGTATTATGTTGTTTTTATTATTTGCGCTTTCATTCGTTGCACATTTTTATGGAAGTTTAAAAGACGAAAATGAACAGCTCTCTTTCAAAGGAATGCCCCTAGAAACAGCATCAAAATATATTACCGATTCAAGATTTTGGTTTGAATCATTTCAAAATTGGCAGAGCGAATTTTTATCAGTATTTGCAATTATAGTACTTTCTATTTATTTGAGACAGATAGGTTCATCACAATCAAAACCTGTAGATGCACCTCACGCAGAAACTGGCGAGTAA
- a CDS encoding zinc-dependent alcohol dehydrogenase, protein MKAAVIHGPGSIKYDTVDDPKLNAKDDIILKVTSTAICGSDLHIYSGGFPQPRPMVLGHEFMGIVEEVGSEVTHVKRGDRVVVPFPIACGNCFFCNHDVPGNCEHSNPEHYGPEGGIATEKGGALFGYTDLYGGYDGGQAQYVRVPYANYGPRVVPDNLTDEQVLFLTDIFPTGYTGVDWGEVKGGETVAIFGSGPVGLMAAKSAWLRGAAQVIVVDTLQYRLDKAKATTGCTTILWEDGPKDVVEHIRSLTNGRGADVCIDAVGFEPDRNLGDRIKATINFEKGSIKVLEACMSAVRRSGIVAVLGVYPVNYDNFPLGQFFDKGIILKGGQAPAHKHIDKLLEYVVQGKVQLDDIITHRLPLSEISHAYDIFKKREDGCVKVVLDPWK, encoded by the coding sequence ATGAAAGCAGCAGTTATCCATGGACCTGGATCCATAAAATACGATACAGTCGATGACCCAAAATTAAATGCAAAAGACGATATCATTCTTAAAGTTACTTCTACAGCAATTTGCGGATCTGATCTTCATATTTATTCAGGAGGATTTCCTCAGCCCAGACCTATGGTTCTCGGACATGAATTTATGGGGATAGTAGAAGAAGTTGGCTCTGAAGTAACTCATGTTAAAAGGGGCGATAGGGTTGTAGTTCCTTTTCCTATTGCATGCGGAAATTGTTTTTTCTGTAATCACGATGTTCCAGGAAATTGTGAACATAGCAATCCTGAACATTATGGACCTGAAGGAGGCATAGCCACAGAAAAAGGAGGTGCACTTTTTGGATATACAGATCTTTACGGAGGTTATGACGGAGGTCAGGCTCAATACGTAAGAGTTCCTTATGCGAATTATGGACCAAGAGTTGTTCCTGATAATTTAACAGATGAGCAGGTTCTTTTTCTAACAGATATTTTCCCAACTGGATATACAGGAGTAGATTGGGGAGAAGTTAAAGGAGGAGAAACAGTAGCTATTTTTGGTTCGGGACCAGTTGGTTTAATGGCTGCAAAAAGTGCCTGGTTAAGAGGAGCAGCGCAGGTTATTGTTGTAGATACTCTTCAATACAGACTTGATAAAGCAAAAGCTACAACGGGCTGCACTACTATTTTATGGGAAGACGGACCAAAAGATGTTGTAGAACATATTCGTTCTTTAACAAACGGCCGCGGTGCAGATGTTTGTATTGATGCCGTAGGTTTTGAACCTGATCGAAATCTAGGTGACCGAATTAAAGCAACTATTAATTTTGAAAAAGGTTCCATAAAAGTACTAGAAGCTTGTATGAGTGCTGTAAGAAGAAGTGGAATAGTTGCTGTACTGGGCGTTTATCCTGTTAATTACGATAATTTTCCGTTGGGACAATTCTTTGACAAAGGAATTATCCTAAAAGGCGGACAAGCTCCTGCTCATAAACATATCGATAAATTATTAGAATATGTGGTTCAGGGAAAAGTACAGCTTGATGATATTATTACACACAGACTGCCATTATCTGAGATTTCGCATGCTTACGACATTTTTAAAAAACGCGAAGACGGATGTGTAAAAGTCGTTTTAGATCCTTGGAAGTAA
- a CDS encoding FAD-dependent oxidoreductase: MSQTDDKWNDGSISSGSNVSYWIDSTSILAFQNPDQDITTEVLIIGGGIAGLTTAYKLLKGGKKVVLVDDGVIGSGETGRTTAHLSCALDDRYYYLEDTFGNDGAKLAAESHSAAIDEIENIVQTLNIDCSFKRVNGYLFLHPSDKIENLEKEFNATQNAGIDTAFLKETPTINGGESMPCIVFNNQAQFHVLQYLKGVADAVIALGGTIYTEARAEKITKDGAEVNGYNFSAEHIVVATNSPINDTFTMHTKQAAYRSYVIAGKVPKGKLPNSLWWDTGDLNSKWVSQPYHYVRLENFDDEYDLLIPGGEDHKTGQADEEGISEFERYERLESWTRNYFPVLEDIAYRWSGQIMEPVDGLGYMGKNPGDDNIYIITGDSGNGMTHATIGAMIISDAILGIKNKWEELYSPSRISLKSIGDFAKETANMASQYLDWVKASDLKNTADLNAGEGGVLSSGLKKIAVYRDYDNTLHAFSAVCPHLGCIVQWNTDEKSFDCPCHGSRFASDGTVMNGPAKTDLSPIHVK, translated from the coding sequence ATGTCACAAACAGATGATAAATGGAATGATGGCAGCATTTCGTCAGGAAGCAATGTATCGTATTGGATTGATTCTACTTCTATTCTTGCTTTTCAAAATCCTGACCAAGATATTACAACAGAAGTCCTTATTATTGGCGGTGGAATTGCTGGTCTGACTACAGCTTATAAATTATTAAAAGGAGGTAAAAAAGTGGTTTTAGTAGACGATGGTGTGATAGGAAGCGGAGAAACCGGCCGCACTACAGCACATTTGTCCTGCGCCTTAGATGATCGATATTATTATTTAGAAGATACTTTTGGCAATGATGGAGCAAAATTAGCAGCCGAAAGCCACAGTGCTGCAATTGATGAAATAGAAAATATAGTGCAGACTTTAAATATCGATTGTTCCTTCAAAAGAGTAAACGGTTATTTGTTTCTGCATCCTTCGGATAAAATAGAAAATCTAGAAAAGGAATTCAATGCCACACAAAACGCTGGAATAGATACCGCTTTTTTAAAAGAAACCCCAACAATAAACGGCGGGGAATCTATGCCATGTATTGTTTTTAATAATCAGGCTCAATTTCATGTTTTACAATACCTTAAAGGAGTTGCTGATGCAGTTATTGCTCTTGGCGGAACTATTTATACAGAAGCAAGAGCCGAAAAAATTACTAAAGATGGTGCAGAAGTAAATGGGTATAATTTTTCTGCAGAACATATTGTTGTGGCTACTAATTCGCCTATTAACGATACTTTTACGATGCACACCAAACAAGCGGCCTACAGAAGTTATGTTATTGCGGGCAAAGTTCCCAAAGGCAAACTGCCAAATTCACTATGGTGGGATACTGGCGATTTAAATTCGAAATGGGTTTCGCAACCCTATCATTATGTTCGTTTGGAAAATTTTGATGACGAATATGACCTGCTGATTCCTGGTGGAGAAGATCATAAAACTGGGCAGGCTGATGAAGAAGGAATTTCGGAATTTGAACGATATGAAAGACTGGAAAGCTGGACACGAAATTATTTCCCTGTACTTGAAGATATTGCCTACAGATGGTCTGGCCAGATAATGGAACCTGTAGATGGTTTAGGTTATATGGGGAAAAATCCTGGTGATGATAATATTTATATTATAACTGGTGATTCTGGCAACGGAATGACTCATGCCACAATTGGAGCAATGATTATCAGTGATGCAATACTTGGAATAAAAAATAAATGGGAAGAGTTATACAGTCCATCCAGAATTTCACTCAAATCTATTGGAGATTTTGCTAAAGAAACTGCGAATATGGCTTCACAATATCTGGATTGGGTAAAAGCTTCTGATTTAAAAAATACTGCCGATTTAAATGCTGGTGAAGGAGGTGTTCTTTCGTCTGGTTTGAAAAAAATTGCCGTATATCGTGATTATGATAATACGCTGCATGCTTTCTCGGCTGTATGTCCGCATTTAGGCTGTATCGTGCAATGGAATACTGACGAAAAATCGTTTGACTGCCCGTGTCATGGTTCTCGATTTGCATCAGATGGAACGGTAATGAATGGTCCTGCAAAAACTGATTTGAGTCCAATACACGTCAAATAA
- a CDS encoding DUF892 family protein, translating into MKDSNTKTAAKKPAASKTNASKTNASKTSASKTSASKTSASKTSASKTAAPKGTVKAKSSAAEGLRDLFVDSLKDIYWAEKALTKALPKMAKNATSQNLIDAINEHLKVTEGQVTRLEEVFASVGEKAVAKKCDAMEGLIKEGEGIMEETEQGAVRDAGIIAASQKIEHYEIATYGTLAAFAKTLGEDEAVSLLVQTLNEEKEADTTLTEAAYNTINFDATEGDDK; encoded by the coding sequence ATGAAAGATTCAAATACAAAGACAGCTGCAAAAAAGCCAGCTGCATCTAAAACAAACGCATCTAAAACAAACGCATCTAAAACAAGTGCATCTAAAACAAGTGCATCTAAGACAAGTGCATCTAAGACAAGTGCATCTAAAACAGCTGCACCAAAAGGAACTGTAAAAGCTAAATCATCAGCAGCAGAAGGATTAAGAGACTTATTTGTTGACTCTTTAAAAGATATTTATTGGGCAGAAAAAGCTTTGACTAAAGCATTACCAAAAATGGCTAAAAATGCAACCTCTCAAAATCTTATTGATGCAATTAATGAGCATTTAAAAGTTACTGAAGGACAAGTTACCCGCTTAGAAGAAGTTTTTGCATCTGTTGGAGAAAAAGCTGTTGCAAAAAAATGCGATGCAATGGAAGGCTTGATCAAAGAAGGTGAAGGAATTATGGAAGAGACAGAGCAAGGAGCAGTTCGTGATGCCGGAATTATTGCAGCATCTCAAAAAATTGAACATTATGAAATTGCAACATACGGAACACTTGCAGCGTTTGCTAAAACACTAGGTGAAGATGAAGCAGTATCACTTTTGGTTCAAACTTTAAACGAAGAAAAAGAAGCTGATACTACCTTAACAGAAGCGGCTTATAATACTATTAATTTTGACGCCACAGAAGGCGATGATAAATAA
- a CDS encoding response regulator: MRRNGEIIIIEDDEDDRNFLKDIFDSLGYPNKIVFIEDPTLAIPYLLKPQTNPFLILSDINMPKIDGFELRSQILAHDGISQKCVPYIFLSTSKNPENVTKAYNYNVQGYFTKEENFPTYKLMIQNIMEYWRTSLTPSSSH, encoded by the coding sequence ATGAGAAGAAATGGAGAAATCATTATAATAGAAGACGACGAAGATGACAGAAATTTTCTTAAAGATATCTTTGATAGTCTGGGCTACCCGAACAAAATTGTATTCATTGAAGACCCTACACTTGCAATTCCGTATTTGTTAAAACCTCAGACAAATCCTTTTCTTATTCTTTCGGATATTAATATGCCGAAAATTGATGGATTCGAACTTCGCAGCCAGATTCTTGCTCATGACGGAATAAGTCAAAAATGTGTGCCTTATATTTTTCTTTCTACTTCAAAAAATCCTGAAAATGTAACTAAAGCTTACAATTATAATGTGCAGGGTTATTTTACGAAAGAAGAAAATTTCCCAACATACAAGTTAATGATTCAAAATATCATGGAATATTGGCGTACAAGTTTAACTCCTTCATCTTCTCATTAA
- a CDS encoding response regulator, with the protein MARKKKKNKIMLYKEILLIDDDIDDAEIFMEAVYSIDTEIVFRVESNPVNAFNKLESAEKLPDLIFLDYNMPLLNGKEFLQKIKSNEKLKDIPVILISTPSQEFVQDLLQKKEIIHYMSKPNSYDELISMLKSVLQ; encoded by the coding sequence ATGGCACGCAAAAAAAAAAAGAATAAAATTATGTTATACAAAGAAATTCTACTCATTGATGATGATATAGATGACGCTGAAATATTCATGGAAGCGGTCTATAGTATCGACACAGAAATAGTTTTTCGCGTCGAAAGTAACCCCGTTAATGCATTCAATAAATTAGAAAGCGCCGAAAAGCTTCCTGATTTGATATTTCTAGATTACAATATGCCACTTTTAAATGGTAAAGAGTTTCTGCAGAAAATAAAAAGTAATGAGAAACTGAAAGACATACCTGTAATCTTGATTTCAACGCCTTCCCAAGAATTTGTTCAGGACTTATTGCAAAAAAAAGAAATTATACACTATATGAGTAAGCCCAATAGTTATGATGAACTCATTAGTATGCTCAAATCTGTACTACAATAA